A region of Halosolutus amylolyticus DNA encodes the following proteins:
- a CDS encoding DUF6735 family protein, with protein MGHRALVAYRRPDHLYDLRYSHWGGEDLSLAGAITAESPLADGAVAPDLLADGIARDRILAAHLDPCVHEALYVVAPAADYAVTPYRVCWLEWGDGRDGGRGAIVDVDPGPADRDLRTWFRATKTVLGDVVEMGALSRRAALAYLEARICEERGGTVYSYGGSIDATETGGDSRPDHWPDDGRR; from the coding sequence ATGGGCCATAGAGCGCTCGTCGCCTACCGGCGACCCGACCACCTCTACGACCTGCGGTACAGCCACTGGGGCGGCGAGGACCTCTCGCTCGCCGGCGCGATCACCGCCGAGTCGCCGCTTGCCGACGGCGCGGTCGCGCCCGACCTGCTCGCGGACGGGATCGCCCGCGATCGGATCCTCGCCGCACACCTCGATCCCTGCGTCCACGAGGCGCTGTACGTCGTCGCGCCCGCGGCCGACTACGCGGTGACCCCCTACCGCGTCTGCTGGCTCGAGTGGGGCGACGGCCGCGACGGCGGCCGGGGCGCGATCGTCGACGTCGACCCGGGACCGGCCGATCGCGACCTCCGGACCTGGTTTCGCGCGACCAAGACCGTTCTCGGGGACGTCGTCGAGATGGGGGCGCTCTCGAGACGCGCCGCGCTGGCGTACCTCGAGGCCCGGATCTGCGAAGAACGGGGCGGGACGGTCTACAGCTACGGCGGGTCGATCGACGCGACCGAGACCGGCGGCGATTCCCGACCGGACCACTGGCCGGACGACGGGCGTCGGTGA
- a CDS encoding MutS-related protein, translating to MRLEEYWGVGPKTRERLVEELGRERAIEAIESGDVRTLSDAGLARGRATRILRRATGGDGMEVLATSDARSAYKDLLDLAVDHAVTQRAADRIRVLTPLTSREEMERRLDDVLAARDAWASLDDADRETVLAAYGRYDERDGSERAAVEAALALLDAGVDSGPFSAIADLERETLAEAADALAALDADRGRVREGADDELDRLRDALGTVEDIDANALELIEDLRSEGVRDVEGFREAFEDHLLSEADVTIDRVRAAMPTDAADATDFVGGTLRTLRSDLTAAIDEREETVASEFEETLEAARDAVDRAVEAVDDIALHLSLARFALEYDCTRPAFVEGDEAAVSVVNARNLTLAARDEESVQPVTYGLGDHGVSSVPESIEAPPGEERVAVLTGANSGGKTTLLETLCQVVLLATMGLPVPADRAEVTPVDSLVFHRRHASFNAGVLESTLRSIVPPLSTGGRTLMLVDEFEAITEPGSAADLLHGLVTLSVDRDALGVFVTHLADDLEPLPPEARVDGIFAEGLNPDLELLVDYQPRFDTVGRSTPEFIVSRLVANAADRGERAGFETLAEAVGNDVVQRTLADARWTE from the coding sequence ATGCGACTCGAGGAGTACTGGGGGGTCGGCCCGAAGACGCGGGAACGGCTGGTCGAGGAACTCGGCCGCGAACGAGCGATCGAGGCCATCGAGAGCGGCGACGTCCGGACCCTCTCGGACGCCGGCCTCGCTCGCGGGCGGGCGACGCGAATCCTCCGCCGCGCGACCGGCGGCGACGGGATGGAGGTGTTGGCGACGAGCGACGCCCGATCGGCCTACAAGGACCTGCTGGACCTGGCGGTCGACCACGCCGTCACCCAGCGGGCCGCCGACCGGATCCGGGTCCTCACGCCGCTCACCAGCCGCGAGGAGATGGAACGGCGACTCGACGACGTCCTCGCCGCCCGCGACGCGTGGGCGTCCCTCGACGACGCCGACCGGGAGACCGTCCTCGCGGCCTACGGCCGCTACGACGAGCGCGACGGGAGCGAACGCGCCGCCGTCGAGGCCGCGCTCGCGTTGCTCGACGCCGGGGTCGATTCCGGTCCGTTTTCGGCGATCGCCGACCTGGAACGGGAGACCCTCGCCGAGGCCGCGGACGCGCTCGCTGCACTCGACGCCGATCGCGGCCGGGTGCGCGAGGGCGCGGACGACGAACTCGACCGACTCCGCGACGCGCTCGGCACGGTCGAGGACATCGACGCGAACGCCCTCGAACTCATCGAGGACCTTCGATCGGAGGGAGTCCGCGACGTCGAGGGGTTCCGCGAGGCGTTCGAGGACCACCTCCTGAGCGAGGCCGACGTGACGATCGATCGGGTCAGGGCGGCGATGCCGACCGACGCGGCCGACGCGACGGACTTCGTCGGCGGAACCCTGCGGACGCTCCGCTCGGACCTCACCGCGGCGATCGACGAGCGCGAGGAGACGGTCGCGAGCGAGTTCGAGGAGACGCTCGAGGCGGCCCGCGACGCCGTCGATCGGGCGGTCGAGGCCGTCGACGACATCGCGCTCCACCTCTCGCTCGCCCGGTTCGCGCTCGAGTACGACTGCACGCGACCCGCCTTCGTCGAGGGGGACGAAGCGGCCGTCTCCGTCGTCAACGCGCGCAATCTCACACTCGCCGCGCGCGACGAGGAGTCCGTCCAGCCCGTCACCTACGGCCTCGGCGACCACGGCGTCTCGTCGGTTCCCGAGAGCATCGAGGCACCCCCCGGCGAGGAGCGCGTCGCGGTCCTGACGGGTGCGAACAGCGGCGGGAAGACGACCCTGCTCGAGACGCTGTGCCAGGTCGTCCTGCTCGCGACGATGGGGCTGCCGGTGCCGGCCGACCGCGCCGAAGTGACCCCCGTCGACTCGCTGGTCTTCCACCGTCGGCACGCGAGTTTCAACGCGGGCGTGCTCGAGTCGACGCTCCGGTCGATCGTCCCGCCGCTCTCGACCGGCGGGCGCACCCTGATGCTCGTCGACGAGTTCGAGGCGATCACGGAACCCGGGAGCGCGGCGGATCTGCTCCACGGACTGGTCACGCTGTCGGTCGATCGAGACGCGCTCGGCGTCTTCGTCACGCACCTCGCGGACGATCTGGAGCCACTCCCGCCCGAGGCGCGGGTCGACGGCATCTTCGCGGAGGGGCTGAACCCGGACCTCGAACTGCTGGTCGACTACCAGCCGCGGTTCGACACCGTCGGGCGGTCGACCCCGGAGTTCATCGTCTCGCGACTGGTCGCGAACGCGGCCGATCGGGGCGAACGCGCGGGCTTCGAGACGCTGGCCGAGGCGGTCGGCAACGACGTCGTCCAGCGGACGCTGGCCGACGCCCGCTGGACCGAGTGA
- a CDS encoding ribonucleotide-diphosphate reductase subunit beta, which translates to MSTDSTRSTLDHDRRSFRYYRNAVERHWDPHEIDLEPDREAIEDVPEVGFDGLRETLALFGAGEEAVTEDLSPLAVVLDDVADQLFVTTQLYEEAKHADFFDRYWRTVINPEEERRGLERSSPTEDRWFSEPYDELFERNEAAMHRLLVEDTPENRALAYCHYHMTIEGILAQTGYYGVQGNFSGDYEELPRLPGLVEGFSSIRSDEGRHVGFGMWKLKTLVQDEEVDPELVTSTVGELAQLTQQIVGNTTGDDDVGIEEAELVSYAAEKHGQRMEQITDTSAAMPEVDELVELER; encoded by the coding sequence ATGAGCACAGATAGCACGCGATCGACGCTGGATCACGATCGCCGATCGTTCCGGTACTACCGCAACGCCGTCGAGCGCCACTGGGACCCGCACGAGATCGATCTCGAGCCCGACCGGGAGGCGATCGAGGACGTGCCCGAGGTGGGCTTCGACGGCCTCCGCGAGACGCTCGCACTGTTCGGGGCCGGCGAGGAAGCCGTCACGGAGGACCTCTCTCCGCTCGCGGTCGTCCTGGACGACGTCGCTGACCAGCTGTTCGTCACGACCCAGCTCTACGAGGAGGCCAAACACGCCGACTTCTTCGATCGGTACTGGCGGACCGTGATCAACCCAGAAGAGGAACGGCGCGGTCTCGAGCGATCGTCGCCGACCGAGGACCGGTGGTTCAGCGAGCCCTACGACGAACTGTTCGAGCGCAACGAGGCGGCGATGCACCGGTTGCTGGTCGAGGATACGCCGGAGAATCGCGCGCTCGCGTACTGTCACTACCACATGACGATCGAGGGAATCCTCGCCCAGACGGGCTACTACGGGGTGCAGGGGAACTTCAGCGGCGACTACGAGGAGCTTCCCCGGCTCCCCGGGCTCGTCGAGGGCTTCTCGAGCATTCGGAGCGACGAAGGTCGCCACGTCGGCTTCGGAATGTGGAAATTAAAGACCCTGGTCCAGGACGAGGAGGTCGATCCCGAACTCGTCACGAGCACCGTGGGCGAACTCGCCCAACTTACCCAGCAAATCGTGGGCAACACCACGGGCGACGACGACGTCGGCATCGAAGAGGCCGAACTCGTGAGCTACGCCGCCGAGAAGCACGGCCAGCGGATGGAACAGATCACCGACACCAGCGCGGCGATGCCCGAAGTCGACGAACTCGTCGAACTGGAACGGTAA
- the purF gene encoding amidophosphoribosyltransferase, with product MTEKCGVVGVSLAGRDAARPLYYALYALQHRGQESAGIVTHDGFQQHSHVEMGLVGDVFDEGDLDVLNGATGIGHVRYPTAGSVDSSCAQPFSVSFKSGSLGLSHNGNLVNADEIREELAAAGHAFTSDGDTEVIAHDLARNLLEEDLVRAVKRTMGRIHGSYALTISHDDTVLGVRDPQGNRPLCIGKLDDGYILASESAAIDTLDGELVRDVRPGELVVLQEDGQGFDSYQLVENEHTAHCFFEHVYFARPDSVIDETLVYEARRNLGRKLWEESGVETDVVMPVPDSGRAFASGYADAAGETTPDGEPRDPDDDGVEFAEGLMKNRYVGRTFIMPTQDERERAVRLKLNPIKSTIEGKTVTVIDDSIVRGTTSTQLVQLLKDCGAEEVHVRIGAPAIVAPCYMGIDMATREELIASDKSTAEIRDAIDADSLAYLSTDAVAEVLGNERIDLCLGCVTGEYPYDIEGEETDRDVTRPDIGGQPLRADD from the coding sequence ATGACCGAAAAGTGCGGCGTCGTCGGCGTCTCACTGGCCGGTCGAGACGCGGCACGTCCGTTGTACTACGCGCTCTACGCGCTCCAGCACCGCGGCCAGGAATCCGCGGGCATCGTCACCCACGACGGCTTCCAGCAGCACAGTCACGTCGAGATGGGGCTCGTGGGCGACGTCTTCGACGAGGGCGACCTCGACGTCCTCAACGGGGCGACGGGGATCGGCCACGTCCGGTATCCGACGGCCGGCTCCGTCGACTCCTCCTGTGCCCAGCCGTTCTCCGTCTCCTTCAAGAGCGGCTCGCTCGGGCTCTCGCACAACGGGAACCTCGTCAACGCCGACGAGATCCGCGAGGAACTCGCCGCCGCGGGCCACGCCTTCACCAGCGACGGCGACACCGAGGTCATCGCCCACGACCTCGCGCGAAACCTCCTCGAAGAGGACCTCGTCCGGGCCGTCAAGCGCACGATGGGGCGCATTCACGGCTCCTACGCGCTGACGATCAGCCACGACGATACGGTCCTCGGCGTCCGCGACCCGCAGGGCAATCGCCCGCTCTGTATCGGGAAACTCGACGACGGCTACATCCTCGCCTCCGAATCGGCCGCGATCGACACCCTCGACGGGGAACTCGTCCGGGACGTTCGACCGGGCGAACTGGTCGTCCTGCAGGAGGACGGCCAGGGATTCGACTCCTACCAACTGGTCGAGAACGAGCACACGGCCCACTGCTTCTTCGAACACGTCTACTTCGCCCGCCCGGACAGCGTCATCGACGAGACGCTCGTCTACGAGGCGCGCCGAAACCTCGGGCGCAAGCTCTGGGAGGAAAGCGGCGTCGAGACCGACGTCGTGATGCCGGTCCCCGACTCCGGGCGCGCGTTCGCCTCGGGCTACGCCGACGCCGCCGGGGAGACGACCCCCGACGGCGAGCCGCGCGACCCGGACGACGACGGCGTCGAGTTCGCCGAGGGCCTGATGAAGAACCGCTACGTGGGCCGGACGTTCATCATGCCGACCCAGGACGAACGCGAGCGTGCGGTCCGGCTGAAGCTCAACCCGATCAAGTCCACCATCGAGGGCAAGACCGTCACCGTCATCGACGACTCGATCGTCCGCGGCACGACCTCCACGCAACTCGTGCAACTGCTCAAGGACTGCGGCGCCGAGGAGGTCCACGTCCGCATCGGCGCGCCGGCGATCGTCGCCCCCTGTTACATGGGGATCGATATGGCCACCCGCGAGGAACTCATCGCGTCCGACAAGTCGACCGCGGAGATCCGCGACGCGATCGACGCCGACAGCCTCGCCTACCTCTCGACCGATGCCGTGGCCGAGGTCCTCGGGAACGAACGGATCGATCTCTGTCTCGGCTGCGTGACCGGCGAGTATCCCTACGACATCGAGGGCGAGGAGACCGATCGGGACGTGACCCGTCCCGACATCGGCGGACAGCCGCTCCGGGCGGACGACTGA
- a CDS encoding methyltransferase family protein: MLLQTDPELPSMAAFLLAVGIWIVSDWSIAFRYRDPADASQDRGSKRAIGLAVVGGVLVGALAATLAPSLRLPSPTVAFWLGLAVILVGVAVRQYAVWVLDDSFSLVVTVDESDAVVDSGPYRWVRHPSYTGALLSMVGLGIAIANWLSMLVLVVAGLSGYGYRIRVEERALRETLGDEYDEYENRTPYRLVPGLW, from the coding sequence ATGCTTCTTCAGACGGATCCGGAGCTACCGTCGATGGCCGCCTTTCTGCTCGCGGTCGGGATCTGGATCGTCTCGGACTGGTCGATCGCCTTCCGATACCGGGATCCGGCTGATGCGAGCCAGGACCGCGGCTCGAAGCGCGCGATCGGGCTGGCCGTCGTCGGGGGCGTTCTCGTCGGCGCGCTGGCCGCGACGCTCGCGCCGTCGCTGCGACTCCCGTCCCCGACGGTCGCGTTCTGGCTCGGACTCGCGGTGATCCTCGTCGGCGTCGCCGTCCGGCAGTACGCCGTCTGGGTCCTCGACGACTCGTTTTCCCTGGTGGTGACGGTCGACGAAAGTGATGCGGTGGTCGATAGCGGCCCCTACCGATGGGTTCGACACCCCTCGTACACGGGGGCGCTACTCTCGATGGTCGGTCTGGGTATCGCGATCGCCAACTGGCTGAGCATGCTCGTCCTCGTCGTCGCCGGCCTGAGCGGTTACGGGTATCGGATTCGCGTCGAGGAGCGCGCCCTTCGTGAGACGCTGGGCGACGAATACGACGAGTACGAAAATCGAACGCCGTACCGTCTCGTTCCGGGGCTCTGGTAG
- a CDS encoding DUF420 domain-containing protein — translation MEYVPRERVRPLAAILSVVSLAVVFAAAGGRIPSSTVPTAPEWVLDLIPHVNVVISVTAIGTIAIGWRAIRRGDVDRHRKSMLSSFGLFVAFLTFYLYRLVATGGPQPFPGPDAVYQFVYLPVLAIHILLAVVCIPLVYYALLLAAAYPIEELPRTGHARLGRIAASLWLISFSLGIVVYLLLHGVY, via the coding sequence ATGGAATACGTTCCGCGCGAACGCGTCCGTCCCCTCGCCGCGATACTGAGCGTGGTCTCGCTCGCGGTGGTCTTCGCGGCGGCCGGCGGCCGAATTCCCTCCTCGACGGTGCCGACCGCGCCGGAGTGGGTGCTCGACCTGATCCCGCACGTCAACGTCGTCATCAGCGTGACGGCGATCGGCACGATCGCGATCGGCTGGCGGGCGATCCGTCGCGGCGACGTCGATCGACACCGGAAATCGATGCTTTCCTCGTTCGGACTCTTCGTGGCCTTCCTGACCTTCTACCTCTACCGACTGGTCGCGACCGGCGGACCGCAACCGTTTCCCGGCCCCGACGCCGTCTACCAGTTCGTCTACCTGCCGGTGCTGGCGATCCACATCCTCCTCGCGGTCGTCTGCATTCCCCTGGTGTACTACGCGCTCTTGCTCGCCGCCGCGTATCCGATCGAAGAACTGCCCCGGACCGGCCACGCGCGCCTCGGGCGAATCGCGGCGAGCCTGTGGCTGATCTCGTTCTCGCTGGGGATCGTGGTCTACCTGCTGTTACACGGCGTGTACTGA
- a CDS encoding helix-turn-helix domain-containing protein — translation MAKYSTGSSGGGGGTNCELCGAESDSLRRAQVAGAELEVCPDCAPHDDSGDGGRGGQERRGQGGGSGSSGGSRDETSRKKKAAQNVAKANPVWDGDSKHWEKEGTNYDDDPLPYLVPDYGDLLVEARREAGLQREELADELDAREKDVLAIEQGRATQAGVGGGLIEALEDRLDVELAE, via the coding sequence ATGGCCAAGTATTCGACCGGTTCGTCCGGCGGCGGCGGTGGGACGAACTGCGAACTCTGTGGTGCCGAGAGCGACTCGCTACGACGCGCACAGGTCGCCGGGGCCGAACTCGAAGTCTGTCCCGACTGTGCGCCCCACGACGACAGTGGGGACGGCGGCCGGGGCGGGCAGGAACGCCGGGGTCAGGGCGGCGGTTCCGGGAGTTCCGGCGGTTCCCGGGACGAGACGAGTCGAAAGAAGAAGGCGGCCCAGAACGTCGCGAAGGCGAACCCGGTCTGGGACGGCGACTCCAAACACTGGGAGAAAGAGGGGACGAACTACGACGACGACCCCCTGCCGTACCTCGTCCCCGACTACGGCGACCTCCTCGTCGAGGCCCGCCGGGAGGCCGGCCTCCAGCGCGAGGAACTCGCCGACGAACTCGACGCGCGCGAGAAAGACGTCCTCGCGATCGAACAGGGGCGGGCCACCCAGGCGGGCGTCGGCGGCGGGCTGATCGAGGCGCTCGAGGACCGACTCGACGTGGAACTCGCCGAGTAG
- a CDS encoding alanyl-tRNA editing protein, protein MSGQRAAAEPYTTRFETEVTAIDGRTVWLETSYFYGESGGQPADRGTIGDVAVEDVQHVDGEQVHVLAEEPSFRTGQRVLCSIDWSFRMYCMRAHTASHVLYGAGRRLLDDLGYGGFDISDEKVRVDLETSTEIDDETLIELNELVNRAVWESRPVSWEDVPVAEARERDEIAFNEATEEGAFQKGRVRIVTIGSADDNGNGGRPNGATNGDAGEPWDVAACGGTHVRNTREVGPVTVLDRSNPGEGLTRVELAVGPRAIDRRTAEKRTAYGAKRALGVAIEDVSDELARLADERDDLAADLAERERALVAERLANAEPIDRGGETWLTARVGDLPTDTVSDVVRERADAIAADGDEAEAETEAIVVAVGGGDDGPPFAVVGASGKRSAAAILDDLTDEFGGGGGGSETIAQGGGFDATAEELLDALE, encoded by the coding sequence ATGAGTGGCCAACGGGCAGCAGCGGAGCCGTACACCACGCGGTTCGAGACGGAAGTGACCGCCATCGACGGGCGGACGGTCTGGCTCGAGACGAGTTACTTCTACGGCGAGAGCGGCGGCCAGCCCGCCGATCGCGGGACGATCGGCGACGTCGCGGTCGAGGACGTCCAGCACGTCGACGGCGAACAGGTCCACGTCCTCGCCGAGGAACCGTCGTTCAGAACCGGCCAGCGCGTGCTGTGTTCGATCGACTGGTCGTTCCGAATGTACTGCATGCGGGCCCACACGGCCAGTCACGTCCTCTACGGAGCGGGCAGGCGGCTCCTCGACGACCTCGGCTACGGCGGGTTCGACATCAGCGACGAGAAGGTCCGGGTCGACCTGGAGACCAGTACCGAGATCGACGACGAGACGCTGATCGAACTGAACGAACTGGTCAACCGCGCCGTCTGGGAGTCCCGGCCCGTCTCGTGGGAGGACGTGCCAGTCGCGGAGGCCCGCGAACGCGACGAGATCGCGTTCAACGAGGCCACGGAAGAAGGCGCCTTCCAGAAGGGCCGGGTCCGGATCGTCACGATCGGAAGCGCGGACGACAACGGGAACGGCGGGCGGCCGAACGGGGCCACGAACGGCGACGCGGGCGAGCCGTGGGACGTCGCCGCCTGCGGCGGAACGCACGTCCGGAACACCCGCGAGGTCGGACCCGTAACGGTGCTCGATCGATCGAACCCCGGCGAGGGACTGACGCGCGTCGAACTCGCCGTCGGCCCCCGGGCGATCGATCGGCGCACGGCCGAGAAACGAACGGCGTACGGCGCGAAACGGGCCCTCGGCGTCGCCATCGAGGACGTATCCGACGAACTCGCTCGGCTCGCCGACGAACGCGACGACCTCGCCGCGGACCTCGCGGAGCGGGAGCGGGCGCTCGTCGCGGAGCGACTCGCGAACGCCGAACCGATCGATCGAGGCGGCGAGACGTGGCTCACCGCGCGCGTCGGTGACCTTCCGACGGACACGGTGAGCGACGTGGTCCGCGAACGGGCCGACGCGATCGCCGCGGACGGCGACGAGGCCGAGGCAGAGACGGAGGCCATCGTCGTCGCCGTCGGCGGAGGTGACGACGGGCCCCCGTTCGCCGTCGTCGGCGCGTCCGGGAAACGATCCGCGGCGGCTATCCTCGACGACCTCACCGACGAGTTCGGCGGCGGTGGCGGCGGATCGGAGACGATCGCGCAGGGTGGCGGATTCGACGCGACGGCCGAGGAACTGCTCGACGCACTCGAGTAG
- a CDS encoding mandelate racemase/muconate lactonizing enzyme family protein: MGVDYSQLRDPNAEYTMRDLSAETMQVTRERGGDRDVEITDVQTTMVDGNFPWTLVRIYTDAGIVGTGEAYWGAGAPELIERMTPFLQGENPLDIDRLTEHLVQKMSGEGSIGGVTVTAISGIEVALHDLAGKILDLPAYQLMGGKYRDEVRVYCDCHTEEEADPIACADEAERVVEDLGYDALKFDLDVPSGHEKDRANRHLREPEIAHKVSIVEAVTEAVGSRADVAFDCHWTFSGGSAKRLASALEPYDVWWLEDPVPPENHDVQREVTQSSSTPIAAGENVFRKHGQRRLIEDQAVDIVAPDMPKVGGMRETAKIADKADMYYMPVAMHNVSSPVATVASAHVGAAIPNALAVEYHSYELGWWEDLVEEDVIEDGYIEVPEEPGLGVTLDMDAVAEHMVEGEELFDEA; the protein is encoded by the coding sequence ATGGGAGTAGATTACTCACAGCTGCGCGACCCGAACGCGGAGTACACGATGCGGGATCTCTCTGCGGAGACGATGCAGGTAACCCGGGAGCGCGGCGGCGATCGGGACGTCGAGATCACGGACGTCCAGACGACGATGGTCGACGGTAATTTCCCCTGGACCCTCGTGCGCATTTATACGGACGCCGGCATCGTCGGCACCGGCGAGGCCTACTGGGGCGCGGGCGCACCCGAACTGATCGAGCGCATGACGCCGTTCCTCCAGGGAGAGAACCCCCTCGACATCGATCGCCTCACGGAACACCTCGTCCAGAAGATGTCCGGCGAGGGCTCGATCGGCGGCGTCACCGTCACCGCCATCTCGGGCATCGAGGTCGCCCTCCACGACCTCGCCGGCAAGATCCTCGACCTGCCGGCGTACCAGTTGATGGGCGGGAAGTACCGCGACGAGGTCCGCGTCTATTGCGACTGCCACACCGAGGAGGAGGCGGACCCGATCGCCTGCGCCGACGAGGCCGAACGCGTCGTCGAGGACCTCGGCTACGACGCCCTGAAGTTCGACCTCGACGTCCCCTCAGGCCACGAGAAGGATCGTGCGAATCGCCACCTGCGGGAGCCGGAAATCGCCCACAAGGTAAGCATCGTCGAGGCGGTCACCGAGGCCGTCGGCTCGCGGGCCGACGTCGCCTTCGACTGCCACTGGACGTTCTCCGGCGGCAGCGCCAAACGACTCGCAAGTGCGCTCGAACCCTACGACGTCTGGTGGCTCGAGGACCCCGTCCCGCCGGAGAACCACGACGTCCAGCGCGAGGTGACCCAGTCGTCGAGCACGCCGATCGCCGCAGGGGAGAACGTGTTCCGAAAGCACGGCCAGCGTCGACTGATCGAAGACCAGGCGGTGGACATCGTCGCGCCGGACATGCCAAAGGTCGGCGGCATGCGCGAGACGGCAAAGATCGCGGACAAGGCCGATATGTACTACATGCCAGTGGCGATGCACAACGTCTCCTCGCCGGTCGCCACCGTCGCGAGCGCCCACGTCGGCGCGGCGATCCCGAACGCGCTCGCGGTGGAGTACCACTCCTACGAACTCGGCTGGTGGGAGGACCTCGTCGAGGAGGACGTGATCGAGGACGGGTACATCGAGGTTCCCGAAGAACCCGGCCTCGGCGTCACGCTCGACATGGACGCTGTCGCGGAGCACATGGTCGAGGGCGAGGAGTTGTTCGACGAGGCGTAA
- a CDS encoding glycoside hydrolase family 13 protein, producing the protein MTICREAVHHKPKSNYAYAFDETTVHVRLRTKHGDVDRCRLLHGDKFEWPESTELTPMERVHSDAHYDYWQLAVEPDNRRLCYAFLLETADEALWYTEWGFESRAENELPTAGTDRSLHYFEYPFLNPADVHEPPEWVSDAIFYQIFPERFANGDRELDPESVEAWGGRPTRESFFGGDLQGIIDNLDYLEDLGITALYLNPIFESSSNHKYNTADYRRIDPHFGDEETLRELVDAAHDRDIRVMLDAVFNHCGRQFAPFQDVVENGADSAYADWFHVHEFPIEFEPRPNYDTFGFEAYMPKLNTGNPEVKEYLFDVATYWIEEVGIDGWRLDVADEVDHQFWRELRREVKAVKPGAYILGEIWHDSRPWLRGDQFDAVMNYPFTYAVYDFLTNESIDGTEFADKISRFLVRYPEQVNQVLFNLLDSHDTPRLLHRCDGDKRSLRLALLLLFTYRGTPCLYYGDEVGMTGGDDPDCRQPMVWDRSEQDRELRAFVAELIELRSSLPALRGGTLRFVDEECHGDRVVYRRIADDGDEITVAINRGPDPVDVSLPTDARDRELLFQVGDSDLVQGEDGQVTLSPTSGAVWR; encoded by the coding sequence ATGACAATCTGTCGAGAAGCAGTTCATCACAAGCCGAAGAGCAACTACGCCTACGCGTTCGACGAAACGACCGTCCACGTTCGACTACGGACGAAACACGGAGACGTCGATCGATGCCGACTCCTCCACGGTGACAAGTTCGAGTGGCCGGAGAGCACGGAACTGACCCCGATGGAACGCGTCCACAGCGACGCACACTACGACTACTGGCAGCTGGCGGTCGAACCGGACAACCGTCGGCTCTGTTACGCGTTCCTCCTCGAAACCGCGGACGAGGCCCTGTGGTACACCGAGTGGGGATTCGAGTCGAGAGCCGAGAACGAACTGCCGACGGCCGGGACGGACCGATCGCTCCACTACTTCGAGTATCCGTTTCTCAACCCCGCCGACGTCCACGAGCCGCCGGAGTGGGTGTCCGACGCGATCTTCTACCAGATCTTTCCGGAGCGGTTCGCCAACGGCGATCGCGAACTCGATCCCGAGTCGGTCGAAGCGTGGGGCGGCCGACCGACGAGGGAGAGCTTCTTCGGCGGCGACCTCCAGGGGATCATCGACAACCTGGACTACCTCGAGGACCTCGGGATCACCGCGCTCTACCTGAACCCGATCTTCGAATCCTCGTCGAACCACAAGTACAACACGGCCGATTACAGGCGGATCGATCCGCACTTCGGCGACGAGGAGACCCTGCGCGAACTCGTGGATGCCGCCCACGACCGCGACATTCGCGTGATGCTCGACGCCGTGTTCAACCACTGCGGACGCCAGTTCGCCCCGTTCCAGGACGTCGTCGAAAACGGCGCCGACTCGGCGTACGCGGACTGGTTCCACGTCCACGAGTTCCCGATCGAGTTCGAGCCCCGCCCGAACTACGACACCTTCGGCTTCGAAGCCTACATGCCGAAGCTGAACACCGGGAACCCCGAGGTCAAGGAGTACCTCTTCGACGTCGCCACGTACTGGATCGAGGAGGTCGGTATCGACGGCTGGCGTCTCGACGTGGCCGACGAAGTCGATCACCAGTTCTGGCGGGAACTCCGCCGGGAGGTCAAAGCGGTCAAGCCCGGCGCGTACATCCTCGGCGAAATCTGGCACGACTCGCGACCCTGGCTTCGCGGCGACCAGTTCGACGCGGTGATGAACTACCCGTTCACCTACGCGGTGTACGACTTCCTCACCAACGAATCGATCGACGGAACCGAGTTCGCCGACAAGATCAGCCGGTTCCTCGTGCGCTATCCCGAACAGGTCAATCAGGTCCTGTTCAACCTGCTCGACAGCCACGACACGCCGCGGCTCCTCCACCGGTGTGACGGCGACAAACGATCGCTTCGGCTGGCGCTGTTGCTGTTGTTCACGTACCGCGGCACGCCGTGTCTCTACTACGGTGACGAGGTCGGGATGACCGGTGGCGACGATCCGGACTGTCGGCAGCCGATGGTCTGGGACCGATCGGAACAGGACCGCGAGTTGCGTGCATTCGTCGCCGAGTTGATCGAGTTGCGATCGAGTCTCCCCGCGCTTCGAGGCGGCACGCTCCGGTTCGTCGACGAGGAGTGTCACGGCGATCGGGTGGTCTACCGTCGCATCGCGGACGACGGCGACGAGATCACGGTGGCCATCAACCGCGGCCCCGACCCGGTCGACGTCTCTCTCCCGACGGACGCCCGGGATCGCGAACTGCTCTTCCAGGTCGGCGACTCCGACCTCGTGCAGGGTGAGGACGGCCAGGTCACGCTCTCCCCGACGTCGGGCGCGGTCTGGCGATAA